The DNA sequence GAGATCACGATCAATCGTTATCGCGGCGCTAAGCCTTTTTTGGATGCAATGGAAGACACGGAGATCTTGCCATAGTCTAAGAGAAATGATGCTGAGCCAGGCGATTCTGAGTTAGGGGCGTTCGGCCTCAAGGTAGATTCCGCCTCGCGACGGACTTTGTAAGCATGCTTTGTCAATATAAGCCGCAAAGCGTAAACTGATCGTTTTGCTGCAATATCAAATAGAAGTTAATTATGAAATTGATCTACCTTGACCATTGTTCTACGACTCCCATTGATCCGAGTGTGCTGGATGCAATGCTTCCTTTTATGCGCGAGTCCTTTGGTAATCCTGGAACACCACATCCCTTAGTTGGTGGAGTTGTCCAGCGAGCTGTTCGTGATGCCCGTGAAGCTGTGTCTGCTCTGATCAATTGCAGACCGAACGAGCTGATTTGGACGAGTGGAACAACGGAATCAAACAATCTTGCGATTCTTGGTCTGGCAGAGAAGACCCCTCTGAATAAAAGGCATATCGTCACCCAAGTGACTGAGCATTCTGCTGTTTTGGAACCATGCCAATATTTGAAGTCGAAAGGATGGCAGGTAACCTATCTACCTGTCGATCAGTTTGGACAGATTGATGCTCATCAGCTTGAAGACGTTCTCACGAATTCCACATCGCTTGTATCGATCATGTGGGGAAACAATGAAATTGGCACGATCCAGCCTATCGCGGAAATCGCGAGAATATGCGCCGAGCGCGGCATTGTGTTTCACTGCGATGCGACACAGGCAGTCGGAAAGGTATCGGTAGACCTAGAAAGTGTTCCCGTTTCGATATTGACTTTTTCAGCCCACAAACTTTACGGGCCAAAGGGTGTTGGAGCCTTATTTATTCGTGATTTAAACAAAAAGCAATTGATCGCACCACGCCAATTTGGTGGTGGACAAGAGAAATCGTTACGTGCTGGAACCTTGAATGTCCCTTGCGTTGTTGGCATGGGAGCCGCGTGCTCACTTGCAGTCGAAAACTACTGTCGGTGGAGCGAAGACACGGCAAAACTGCGGGATTACTTTGAGGCCATACTTCTTGATCGCTTGACACAAATCTCGCTCAATGGCCAACCTACCAATCGATTGCCACACATTAGCAACATTGCTTTTCATGGCGCCGATAACGAAGGAATGCTGACAATGCTGCCCGAGCTGGTTGCCAGCACGGGATCGGCATGTCATGTCGCGGATTTCGCTCCCAGCCATGTGTTAGCGAGTTTGGCGAAGGTTCCTGACGTTACTGAGTGTTCCCTGCGATTCGGATTCGGGAAGGGAAACACCAAACAGGAAGTACTCATCGCAGCTGATGCAGTCTTCAACGCCGTCACGCGATATCGTGCAGAGTAAAGCCATTCTATTTTGTCACACGACCAGGTGCTCACGGTGCATCTGCAAGTATTGTTCGGTGTCGATAGTCGGCTTGGTTCGAAATCGCAAATCGCTTGCGATACCAAGAAAAGTCCATTCATGTTCCGGCAACTGAGTGCTCAGTATGATTCTTCCGTCAGTGTCAAACGAAATCAAATAAGAATCAAATAAGAATCAAATAAGAATCAAATAAGAATCAAATAAGAATCAAATAAGGCATCAAGTGTTGCCACAAGTGGCAATCCATTATTTGGGTCAATGCGTTCGTCATCACTGCAATCTCGCCAAGGCTTTATATGCGATGCCCTAACAGCGAAGGTTGTACCAGTCACCGCACATCGGTCGTTCCATAACGCAAGAACTCCTTTGCGGAACTGTCCCTGTCCGACGCGGGCAAGGATCAACTGCTCTTTCGTTGTTGATGTTGGTTCGCCTTGCAGTATCCCACGAACGTCGCCTTCAAATTCAACAGATAGTTGAGAATCGCCAGTTTGTTCTTCACTCGTGTCCAGCCATTCAATCAGTCCGTATGTGGCAGGGGCAGCCCGATAAAATCGTTTCCCTAGACTTGAATGAACGATGTCGACGTTGTTTGATCTTCGACTGAGTTCGATTGCAAGTGCTTTCTCAGGGGTTTGTGCCCCGAACTCGTAGTATCCTTTATCTTCTATGTGGCTATGTAGCATTGATACATGAGTAGGTACGCCTCGTTCCTTCAGAGCTTTTTCAGCAGCCTCATGAATAAACATTTATGCCTCACAGTTGGCAGATCAAGCAGCCATCTTCACGCCCGGGGTCGTCTTCAAACTCAACATCCGTGAGAATCTGAATAAGCTTTGGCGATTTTCGCTTCTTGCTCTTCTTCTCCTCCCATTGTCGTTCGATCTCAGCCATTCGCTCAGGCCTTTCAAGTGCTTCGAGCGTTTCATCGCCACACCAGTAGAACGCGTTACCATCTTCGTTGTACTTCAACTGGTCAAACTCGTAGGCCTTTGCTTGCTCGAACAAATCCGGATAGGTCTGCTTCAGTCGCACCCATTCGATCTTCTGTTGATAGAAGCAGAAGAAACAACCCGATCGCGTCCTTCCCCAATCTGTATACTTCGGCAATCCCAAACCGGACTCTTCCAAGATGCGCATCACATCCTCGTATACAAGGCCGTCTTCACGGAACGGATACACCGTTTCGATGTTCGGCTTCGCGCTAATGTATCCTGAGCGACTTTCGTCCGCCCGCAGACCGATGTAATTAACGACAGGATCGTCGCCAATCCATTTCTCAAAGGGCTTCAGTTTGAGGTTCTTAGTACACCATCGTCGCATATTCGACGGGATCATCCCTCGGTAGACCTTTAACCAGTGGTCGAAGCCACGATTCGAATTGCTCTTGAGTATCGGCTTACCAAGAATCGCTTCCAATCGGTCAAGATACTCGTAAGTTTCATCCAATTCTTTGAACGTGTCGTGGAAAATGTACTCCATCTCCGGCACGCGATCTCGCATATAAATTGCGAGCGCTGCACTGTCTTTTCCGCCGGAAAGACTTAGGATGTGTCTTTTCTTATCCATGTGCTATTTCTCGCTTATAGAAAGTACAACTGAAATTTTCTTTAATTTGTCGCGGTGAGTAGGCTCCCCCAGCGACACGCCAAATTGTTGAACTTCGCTGGTCACGTTATCTTCCAACACCTTCAACTTCGTGATGTTACTTCTCGTGGAGTCAGTCACGACAATTTTGTCTGGTACAACGATTGGCAACTTGTGCAATTTGAAGAATCGCGTCTTAATTCCGTCGTGTGCTGCTGCCACCTCCGACGTTTCTAGCACAACCTTCCTGAGTAGTGATAGGGAATCATACTTGATTACCGCAACACGGCTCTGGCGTGAATGAAATGCGATAGCTTCAATTTTGGAATCTTCTCCGATCGGAAACAAGTCGCCGTTGATATTTGCAAACAGCTTGATTGCCACTTCACGATGCAAAGGCGGCTGCACTTCTAACCCAACCCGGCTGTGCTGTGCGAAACACGCCTGTTGCAATTCAATAGCTCTGGACATTTGAAGGCGGGATTCGTGCCGGTATCCGCGATCTTGAAGTACGCGTCGAATGGCACCATGGGGGATAGAAATCATCTGATTGGGGAACCAATCAACTGCTTTCCATTCAGAGTCGATCCGCAGTAGTCCAGTGGTAAGCTGGCTTCTTGGCGATTGAGTCGGTTCGCGAAACGAACCCGGCACAAGCAGAATTGAATCTAGCCTGTCTCGTGTGCGTGCGTCCCGCTCTTTTACCTTCCGTGCTTTCCATACATGTTCAGGAACGAATTGTAGGTCACAAGACGCATTCACAACTGCGAAAGCGATGCTGTCTGTGCTGTGAAAGAAAAGG is a window from the Gimesia benthica genome containing:
- a CDS encoding HNH endonuclease, whose translation is MFIHEAAEKALKERGVPTHVSMLHSHIEDKGYYEFGAQTPEKALAIELSRRSNNVDIVHSSLGKRFYRAAPATYGLIEWLDTSEEQTGDSQLSVEFEGDVRGILQGEPTSTTKEQLILARVGQGQFRKGVLALWNDRCAVTGTTFAVRASHIKPWRDCSDDERIDPNNGLPLVATLDALFDSYLILI
- a CDS encoding cysteine desulfurase family protein, whose amino-acid sequence is MKLIYLDHCSTTPIDPSVLDAMLPFMRESFGNPGTPHPLVGGVVQRAVRDAREAVSALINCRPNELIWTSGTTESNNLAILGLAEKTPLNKRHIVTQVTEHSAVLEPCQYLKSKGWQVTYLPVDQFGQIDAHQLEDVLTNSTSLVSIMWGNNEIGTIQPIAEIARICAERGIVFHCDATQAVGKVSVDLESVPVSILTFSAHKLYGPKGVGALFIRDLNKKQLIAPRQFGGGQEKSLRAGTLNVPCVVGMGAACSLAVENYCRWSEDTAKLRDYFEAILLDRLTQISLNGQPTNRLPHISNIAFHGADNEGMLTMLPELVASTGSACHVADFAPSHVLASLAKVPDVTECSLRFGFGKGNTKQEVLIAADAVFNAVTRYRAE
- a CDS encoding phosphoadenosine phosphosulfate reductase family protein: MDKKRHILSLSGGKDSAALAIYMRDRVPEMEYIFHDTFKELDETYEYLDRLEAILGKPILKSNSNRGFDHWLKVYRGMIPSNMRRWCTKNLKLKPFEKWIGDDPVVNYIGLRADESRSGYISAKPNIETVYPFREDGLVYEDVMRILEESGLGLPKYTDWGRTRSGCFFCFYQQKIEWVRLKQTYPDLFEQAKAYEFDQLKYNEDGNAFYWCGDETLEALERPERMAEIERQWEEKKSKKRKSPKLIQILTDVEFEDDPGREDGCLICQL